Proteins encoded within one genomic window of Myxococcus virescens:
- a CDS encoding thiolase family protein, whose amino-acid sequence MAGRVVIASAVRTPFTRAHKGEFKDTRPDTLAAVAIKEAVAQVPGLKPEDIGDVVLGCAMPEAEQGMNVARVATLLAGLPVTVPAMTINRFCSSGSQAIAQVAQAIQAGMYDVGIGGGTESMTMVPMGGNKASANPEAMERLPEIYTSMGATAENIASRYGVSREDSDKFAAESQRRAATAREQGKFKEEIVPVTTTYYDDDGVAQNVTVTVDTILRPETTVEGLAKLRPAFNPKGVVTAGNASPLTDGAAAAVVMSEAKAKELGVKPLGYFIDAAVAGVPPEIMGIGPVPAVRKLLEKNKLKVEDIDVFELNEAFGAQALYCVRELGIPADKVNPNGGAIALGHPLGVSGARMVATILRELKRRNGRYGVVSMCIGGGMGFAALIEAPK is encoded by the coding sequence ATGGCTGGTCGAGTCGTGATTGCCAGCGCGGTCCGCACGCCCTTCACCCGCGCGCACAAGGGAGAGTTCAAGGACACCCGGCCGGATACCCTGGCCGCTGTCGCCATCAAGGAGGCCGTTGCCCAGGTCCCGGGCCTGAAGCCGGAGGACATCGGTGACGTCGTCCTGGGCTGTGCCATGCCGGAGGCCGAGCAGGGCATGAACGTGGCCCGCGTGGCCACGCTGTTGGCGGGCCTGCCCGTCACGGTGCCCGCGATGACCATCAACCGGTTCTGTTCCTCCGGTTCGCAGGCCATCGCCCAGGTGGCGCAGGCCATCCAGGCGGGGATGTACGACGTGGGCATCGGCGGTGGCACCGAGTCCATGACGATGGTCCCCATGGGCGGCAACAAGGCGAGCGCGAACCCCGAGGCCATGGAGCGCCTGCCGGAGATCTACACCTCCATGGGCGCCACGGCGGAGAACATCGCGTCGCGCTACGGCGTGTCGCGTGAGGACTCGGACAAGTTCGCCGCCGAGAGCCAGCGCCGTGCCGCCACCGCGCGCGAGCAGGGCAAGTTCAAGGAGGAGATCGTCCCCGTCACCACGACGTACTACGACGACGACGGCGTGGCGCAGAACGTCACCGTCACGGTGGACACCATCCTCCGCCCGGAGACGACGGTGGAGGGCCTGGCCAAGCTGCGTCCGGCCTTCAACCCCAAGGGCGTGGTGACGGCCGGTAACGCGTCCCCGCTGACGGACGGCGCCGCCGCCGCGGTGGTGATGAGCGAGGCCAAGGCGAAGGAGCTGGGCGTCAAGCCGCTGGGCTACTTCATCGACGCCGCGGTGGCGGGCGTGCCCCCGGAAATCATGGGCATCGGCCCGGTTCCCGCGGTCCGCAAGCTGCTGGAGAAGAACAAGCTCAAGGTCGAGGACATCGACGTCTTCGAGCTGAACGAGGCCTTCGGCGCGCAGGCGCTGTACTGCGTGCGCGAGCTGGGCATCCCCGCCGACAAGGTGAACCCCAACGGAGGCGCCATCGCCCTGGGTCACCCGCTGGGCGTCTCCGGCGCGCGCATGGTGGCCACCATCCTGCGCGAGCTGAAGCGCCGCAACGGCCGCTACGGCGTCGTCTCCATGTGCATCGGCGGCGGCATGGGCTTCGCCGCCCTCATCGAGGCGCCCAAGTAG
- the rpmE gene encoding 50S ribosomal protein L31, with amino-acid sequence MKPEIHPVYPPSRVTCMCGNVVETKSTRGSFSVEICSNCHPFFTGKYKLVDTAGRIDRFRKKYGASPTSAKKA; translated from the coding sequence ATGAAGCCTGAAATCCATCCCGTCTACCCGCCGTCCCGCGTGACCTGCATGTGCGGCAACGTCGTGGAGACGAAGTCCACCCGCGGCTCGTTCTCGGTGGAAATCTGCTCGAACTGCCACCCCTTCTTCACGGGCAAGTACAAGCTCGTGGACACGGCCGGCCGCATCGACCGCTTCCGCAAGAAGTACGGCGCGTCGCCGACCTCCGCCAAGAAGGCGTAG
- a CDS encoding vWA domain-containing protein, whose protein sequence is MSTSVIDNRVEIVFSFDTTGSMYPCLAQVRKKLRGTVSRLMKEIPGIRIGIIAHGDYCDAGSTYVTKMLDLTDDEGAVVRFVDRVEQTGGGDAPECYEFVLHQAQSLSWTVGYTRALVLIGDDVPHGPAQNPHKLDWRKEVAALGKMGIPVYGVQALARRHATAFYKELAEKSGGFHLSLDQFAHVTDLLLAVCYKQSSDAQLQSFEQEVVREGRMSRGLNVMFSTMLQRTAPPLYGEADLRAVPPGRFQVLDVDRTQPIKDFVQENGLRFKTGRGFYEFTKTETIQGRKEVVLMDRKTGDLYSGERAREMLGLPPGETVRIRPASLEKYVVFVQSTSANRKLMGDSKFLYEVEDWDGARSAAA, encoded by the coding sequence ATGAGCACGTCAGTCATTGATAACCGCGTCGAAATCGTCTTCAGCTTTGACACCACTGGCAGCATGTATCCGTGTCTTGCACAGGTGCGGAAGAAGCTGCGGGGCACCGTGTCCCGGCTGATGAAGGAGATTCCGGGCATCCGCATTGGAATCATCGCCCACGGGGACTACTGCGACGCGGGCTCCACGTATGTCACCAAGATGCTGGACCTGACGGACGACGAGGGCGCCGTGGTCCGCTTCGTGGACCGCGTGGAGCAGACGGGCGGGGGCGATGCGCCCGAATGCTACGAGTTCGTACTGCATCAGGCGCAAAGCCTGTCTTGGACAGTCGGATACACGCGGGCGCTGGTCTTGATTGGCGACGACGTTCCACACGGGCCCGCGCAGAATCCACACAAGCTGGACTGGCGCAAGGAGGTGGCCGCGCTGGGGAAGATGGGCATTCCCGTGTATGGCGTGCAAGCCCTGGCGCGCCGTCACGCGACGGCCTTCTACAAGGAACTGGCGGAGAAGTCGGGCGGCTTCCATCTGAGCCTGGACCAGTTCGCCCACGTCACCGACCTGCTGCTGGCCGTCTGCTACAAGCAGTCCTCGGACGCGCAGCTTCAATCGTTTGAGCAGGAAGTGGTGCGCGAGGGCCGCATGAGCCGCGGCCTCAACGTGATGTTCAGCACCATGCTTCAGCGCACGGCGCCGCCGCTCTACGGCGAGGCGGACCTGCGCGCGGTTCCACCGGGCCGCTTCCAGGTGCTGGACGTGGACCGGACCCAGCCCATCAAGGACTTCGTGCAGGAGAACGGCCTGCGCTTCAAGACGGGCCGGGGCTTCTACGAGTTCACCAAGACGGAGACCATCCAGGGCCGCAAGGAAGTGGTGCTGATGGACCGCAAGACGGGTGACCTCTACAGCGGCGAGCGGGCCCGCGAGATGCTCGGGCTGCCGCCCGGGGAGACGGTGCGCATCCGGCCCGCCAGCCTGGAGAAGTACGTCGTCTTCGTGCAGAGCACTTCGGCCAACCGGAAGCTGATGGGGGATTCGAAGTTCCTCTACGAGGTCGAGGACTGGGATGGCGCCCGGTCCGCCGCGGCATAG
- a CDS encoding 5'-nucleotidase, with the protein MLVLDAGNALFKSRDSAQAPDARARAELVLSQMDAQGTAAMAVGARDLGFGVGFLKKQTRQAKLKLLSANLADAQGKLLFPASLVTTVGGVKVGVVGVSPAMAKPTPVGLAVPGQPQAQVQGLPVQPAVAAEAKRLREKSKVDLVVVLAAVPHAEALQLADQVEGVDFVVQSHEGRGQGIAQRQALATVIPSGARGRELAKLVLQLEGTGRFADASVQERTRQQLRLLEGNLTRAKARLAGTQDPAEKRPLEATIARLEASRAAYQKELAGGATDAGRTHLLSYIQLGSDVPADPVVQKWVERVEPPGSAAH; encoded by the coding sequence GTGCTGGTGCTGGACGCCGGCAATGCGCTCTTCAAGAGCCGGGACAGCGCGCAGGCCCCGGATGCCCGGGCGCGCGCGGAGCTCGTGCTGTCGCAGATGGACGCGCAGGGCACCGCGGCCATGGCCGTGGGCGCGCGCGACCTCGGGTTCGGCGTGGGCTTCCTCAAGAAGCAGACGCGGCAGGCGAAGCTGAAGCTCCTGTCGGCGAACCTCGCGGACGCGCAGGGCAAGCTGCTGTTCCCCGCCTCGCTGGTGACGACGGTGGGCGGCGTGAAGGTGGGCGTGGTGGGCGTCTCTCCCGCCATGGCCAAACCCACTCCGGTGGGGCTCGCCGTTCCGGGCCAGCCCCAGGCGCAGGTGCAGGGCCTGCCGGTGCAGCCCGCCGTGGCCGCCGAGGCGAAGCGCCTGCGTGAGAAGTCGAAGGTGGACCTGGTAGTGGTGCTCGCGGCGGTGCCCCACGCGGAGGCGCTCCAACTGGCCGATCAGGTGGAGGGCGTGGACTTCGTGGTGCAGTCCCACGAGGGCCGGGGGCAGGGCATCGCCCAGCGGCAGGCCCTGGCCACGGTGATTCCTTCCGGGGCCCGGGGCCGCGAGCTGGCGAAGCTGGTGCTCCAGTTGGAGGGGACGGGCCGCTTCGCCGACGCCTCCGTGCAGGAGCGCACGCGGCAGCAGCTGCGCCTGCTCGAAGGCAACCTCACCCGGGCGAAGGCGCGGCTCGCGGGGACCCAGGACCCGGCCGAGAAGCGGCCCCTGGAGGCGACGATTGCCCGCCTGGAAGCCTCGCGGGCGGCCTACCAGAAGGAACTGGCCGGCGGCGCAACGGACGCCGGGCGCACGCATCTGTTGTCGTACATCCAGCTTGGCAGTGACGTCCCGGCGGATCCGGTCGTCCAGAAATGGGTGGAACGCGTCGAGCCCCCCGGCTCGGCGGCCCATTGA
- a CDS encoding MutS-related protein yields MPIVSATAEPPSPHRTYTERRSAAQAELTALDRVSARYANLRTLAFLAAAGVAGFVLAGRLPKVWWWASAAALALYGVLAVLHHQVFRREARAKLYVTLNERGLARLGPGWHDFTERGERFLSPSHLYTPDLDVFGQGSLFQLLNETATRAGEERLAAWLSAPASAQEVEARQGAARELAPNLDFRQDLCVDARDASREKADPALFIQWAELGPQLNAIRWARPVAVVLPLVTLAVYVLGKFEVLPESAFWVGLAAQLGVAVITRRPLKVMDEGVEVGERGFVRYAPIFERVEAQRFEHPRLKTLQSGLQQPGQPPVSEHFKRFSRLFSFIEFKRHQFHPLIHWLTLWDIHAHFALERWREAHGKQLRQWFEALAELEALSCVAGLAHDRPDFTWPVLAANGPCVEATALGHPLLDAPVPNDVSLPGPRHALLITGSNMSGKTTLMRAVGANVVLALAGAPVSAKHFRLTPLQTLTSMRVKDSLERGVSYFYAEVQRIKAVLDAAQAARGQVLFLLDEILLGTNTRERQIASREVLRLLLGTGAIGAVTTHDLSLAVLADEPGAHVVNVHFRDHLEAGKMMFDYKLRQGVVDTTNALRVLRLAGVPVDDPDEATAAR; encoded by the coding sequence GTGCCCATCGTGTCCGCCACCGCCGAGCCCCCATCCCCGCATCGTACGTACACCGAGCGCCGATCCGCCGCGCAGGCGGAGCTGACCGCGCTGGACCGCGTGAGCGCCCGCTACGCCAACTTGCGAACACTCGCCTTCCTGGCCGCGGCCGGCGTCGCGGGCTTCGTGCTGGCCGGGCGTCTGCCCAAGGTGTGGTGGTGGGCCAGCGCCGCCGCGCTGGCGCTCTACGGCGTGCTCGCCGTCCTCCACCATCAGGTCTTCCGCCGCGAGGCCCGGGCGAAGCTGTACGTGACGCTCAACGAACGCGGCCTGGCGCGACTGGGGCCCGGCTGGCACGACTTCACCGAGCGCGGTGAACGCTTCCTGTCCCCCAGTCACCTGTACACCCCGGACCTGGACGTCTTCGGACAGGGCAGCCTCTTCCAGCTCCTCAACGAGACGGCCACGCGCGCTGGAGAAGAACGGTTGGCGGCGTGGCTCTCCGCCCCCGCGTCCGCCCAGGAGGTCGAAGCCAGACAGGGCGCCGCGCGCGAACTGGCGCCCAACCTGGACTTCCGCCAGGACCTCTGCGTGGACGCGCGGGACGCCTCGCGCGAGAAGGCGGACCCGGCGCTGTTCATCCAGTGGGCGGAGTTGGGTCCACAGCTGAACGCCATCCGCTGGGCCCGGCCGGTGGCGGTGGTGCTGCCCCTGGTGACGCTGGCCGTCTACGTCCTGGGCAAGTTCGAGGTGCTGCCGGAGTCGGCCTTCTGGGTGGGCCTGGCCGCGCAGCTGGGCGTGGCTGTCATCACCCGCCGCCCGCTGAAGGTCATGGACGAAGGCGTGGAGGTGGGTGAGCGCGGCTTCGTGCGCTACGCCCCCATCTTCGAGCGCGTGGAGGCCCAGCGCTTCGAGCACCCGCGCCTGAAGACGCTCCAGTCCGGCCTCCAGCAGCCCGGCCAGCCGCCCGTGTCCGAGCACTTCAAGCGCTTCAGCCGGCTGTTCTCCTTCATCGAGTTCAAGCGCCACCAGTTCCACCCGCTGATTCACTGGCTCACGCTCTGGGACATCCACGCGCACTTCGCGCTGGAGCGCTGGCGCGAGGCCCACGGCAAGCAGCTGCGCCAGTGGTTCGAGGCCCTGGCCGAGCTGGAAGCCCTGTCTTGCGTCGCGGGCCTCGCCCATGACCGGCCGGACTTCACCTGGCCCGTCCTGGCGGCCAATGGCCCCTGTGTGGAGGCGACGGCGCTGGGCCACCCGCTGCTGGACGCGCCGGTGCCCAACGACGTGTCCCTGCCCGGCCCCCGGCACGCGCTGCTCATCACCGGCTCCAACATGAGCGGCAAGACGACGCTGATGCGCGCGGTGGGCGCCAACGTGGTGCTGGCATTGGCGGGCGCGCCGGTGAGCGCGAAGCACTTCCGCCTGACACCGCTCCAGACGCTCACCAGCATGCGGGTGAAGGACTCGCTGGAGCGCGGCGTCTCCTACTTCTACGCGGAGGTGCAGCGCATCAAGGCGGTGCTGGACGCGGCGCAGGCCGCGCGCGGGCAGGTGCTGTTCCTCTTGGACGAAATCCTCCTGGGGACGAACACCCGCGAGCGGCAGATTGCCTCGCGCGAGGTGCTGCGCCTGCTGCTGGGCACTGGCGCCATTGGCGCGGTGACGACGCACGACTTGTCCCTGGCGGTGCTCGCGGACGAGCCGGGCGCCCATGTCGTCAACGTCCACTTCCGGGACCACCTGGAGGCCGGGAAGATGATGTTCGACTACAAGCTGCGCCAGGGCGTGGTGGACACCACCAACGCCCTGCGCGTGCTGCGCCTGGCCGGCGTACCGGTGGACGACCCGGACGAAGCCACGGCGGCGCGCTGA
- a CDS encoding M1 family metallopeptidase: MARLDPHSYNDSTQPETETLDWRARVDFKTQRLHAEVTHTLKEASAGPLDLDTRDLEIRDVVDAAGRPLPYILSPSEPILGSRLRIELPVGLRQFTVRYRTAPHASALQWLTPSQTAGGKHPFLYSQCQAIHARSVVPLQDTPRIRIRYTASLRIPKALKAVMAASFLRREEHGVEAEEHYEMPQPVPPYLLAFAVGSLAPKELGPRSRVWAEPELLEDAAEEFSGVDDMLRAAESLFGPYDWERFDLLTMPPSFPYGGMENPRLTFLTPTLITGDKSLVNVVAHELAHSWTGNLVTNASAEHFWLNEGFTVFAERRILEVLEGPEVSALHGALGRRALDSALQHFRAHPQLTSLRTHLAGVDPDEAFSQIPYEKGYLLLRAMEDAAGRPAFDEFLRRYLATYRFRALTTEEFVAFAEKELPGVLTKVDAEAYLHRPGVPPGAPSPRSLRLEAMDALRGKVPTPEQAKDWTPAEWQLYLESLPWDLPRDVIQQLDARFSLTESRNSEVLVAWLVVALRAGWEPAVARTETFLGEVGRMKYLKPLYGVLSASHAHRSLARALFKKHGERYHPIARQGVELILSRA, encoded by the coding sequence ATGGCTCGCCTCGACCCGCACTCGTACAACGACAGCACGCAGCCTGAGACGGAAACCCTGGACTGGAGGGCCCGCGTCGATTTCAAGACGCAGCGGCTGCACGCGGAGGTCACCCACACCCTCAAGGAAGCCTCGGCCGGGCCACTGGACCTGGATACCCGGGATTTGGAAATCCGTGACGTCGTCGACGCCGCGGGTCGTCCCTTGCCCTACATTCTCTCCCCTTCCGAGCCGATTCTCGGCAGCCGGCTGCGCATCGAGCTGCCGGTGGGGCTGCGGCAATTCACCGTGCGCTACCGCACGGCGCCGCACGCCAGCGCGCTCCAGTGGCTGACGCCCTCGCAGACAGCCGGAGGGAAGCACCCCTTCCTCTACAGCCAGTGCCAGGCCATCCACGCCCGAAGCGTGGTGCCGCTCCAGGACACACCGCGCATCCGCATCCGCTACACCGCGTCGCTGCGGATTCCCAAGGCGCTCAAGGCCGTCATGGCCGCCAGCTTCCTGCGGCGCGAGGAGCACGGCGTGGAGGCGGAGGAGCACTACGAGATGCCCCAGCCGGTGCCGCCGTACCTGCTGGCCTTCGCGGTGGGCAGCCTGGCGCCGAAGGAGCTGGGGCCGCGCTCGCGCGTGTGGGCGGAGCCAGAGCTGCTGGAGGACGCGGCGGAGGAGTTCTCCGGCGTGGACGACATGCTGCGCGCCGCCGAGTCGCTCTTCGGGCCCTATGACTGGGAGCGATTCGACCTGCTCACCATGCCGCCCTCGTTCCCCTACGGCGGCATGGAGAACCCGCGCCTGACGTTCCTCACGCCCACGCTCATCACCGGAGACAAGAGCCTGGTCAACGTGGTGGCGCACGAGCTGGCGCACTCGTGGACGGGCAACCTGGTGACGAACGCCTCCGCGGAGCACTTCTGGCTCAACGAGGGCTTCACCGTCTTCGCCGAGCGCCGCATCCTGGAGGTCCTGGAGGGTCCGGAGGTGTCGGCGCTGCACGGCGCGCTGGGCCGCCGCGCGCTGGACTCCGCGCTGCAGCACTTCCGCGCGCACCCGCAGCTGACGTCGCTGCGCACCCACCTGGCCGGCGTGGACCCGGACGAGGCCTTCTCCCAGATTCCCTACGAGAAGGGCTACCTGCTGCTGCGCGCCATGGAGGACGCGGCCGGGCGGCCCGCCTTCGACGAGTTCCTCCGCCGCTACCTGGCCACCTACCGCTTCCGCGCGCTCACCACCGAGGAGTTCGTCGCCTTCGCGGAGAAGGAGCTGCCCGGCGTGCTGACCAAGGTGGACGCGGAGGCGTACCTGCACCGGCCCGGCGTGCCCCCCGGGGCGCCCTCACCGCGCTCCCTGCGGCTGGAGGCCATGGACGCGCTGCGCGGCAAGGTGCCCACGCCGGAGCAGGCGAAGGACTGGACGCCGGCCGAGTGGCAGCTCTACCTGGAGTCACTGCCCTGGGACTTGCCACGGGACGTCATCCAACAGCTCGACGCGCGCTTCAGCCTCACCGAGAGCCGCAACTCGGAGGTGCTGGTGGCGTGGCTGGTGGTGGCGCTGCGCGCGGGCTGGGAGCCGGCCGTGGCTCGCACCGAGACGTTCCTCGGCGAGGTGGGCCGGATGAAGTACCTCAAGCCGCTGTACGGGGTGCTCTCCGCGTCGCATGCGCACCGGAGTCTGGCGCGCGCGCTCTTCAAGAAGCACGGGGAGCGCTACCACCCCATCGCCCGTCAGGGCGTGGAGCTCATCCTTTCGCGCGCCTGA
- a CDS encoding 3-hydroxyacyl-CoA dehydrogenase/enoyl-CoA hydratase family protein produces the protein MTTRIRKVAVLGAGVMGSGIAAHLANSGVRALLLDIVPPKAAPGEDTSSKAFRNKFAQGALANLRKQKPSPIVSGEVFTNIEVGNFEDDLHRIAECDWVVEVVKEDLKIKQDLFAKVEKLIRPGTIVSSNTSGMSIVGMTEGRGAEFKKNFLVTHFFNPVRYMKLLELVAGKETAPEVLKTLHRFGEEVLGKGIVYGKDTTNFIANRIGVYGMMRTIAAMDKAELSIEEVDKIFGPAMGRPKSAVFRTADIVGLDTFTHVAKNCYDTLTHDEERDVFASPAFLQKMVEKGMLGDKSGGGFYKKQGKDILALDLKTLEYRPQAKVRYESLGAARDIEDVRERVASVMNAEDKAAKFAEGVTLDVLAYTSRRIPEIADDVVNVDRGVRWGFGWDLGPFEVWDAYGVKKGVERMKALGLKPAAWVEEMLAAGRTSFYGVENGKDTYWDIPSKSVKVVPENARTQRVEYLKRGNKKIAGNDGATLWDLGDGATLLEFHTKMNSIDDQIIEMMNTALDETEKNHKGLVIGNDGSNFSAGANIVALLWAAKSGEFESIRKLVTGFQAVNQRMRYSPVPVVTAPFNLTLGGGAEVTMGGNAIQASAELYMGLVEVGVGLIPGGGGNMQLLRNVYGPFGTDKDFDFFPFLKKIFLTIGMAKVATSAEEAREAGFLTQADGISANRDFLLSDAKARVLGMADAGFKAPRPTRFRLPGTSGAATIDMMLYDMELNGQVSAHDRKIAQKLAKVLTGGNTSPSLLVTEERLLELEAEAFLSLCGEEKTQDRLQHMIEKGKPLRN, from the coding sequence ATGACGACGCGGATCCGCAAAGTGGCTGTGCTGGGCGCCGGAGTAATGGGCAGCGGCATCGCCGCGCACCTGGCCAACTCGGGCGTGCGCGCGCTCCTCCTGGACATCGTTCCGCCCAAGGCCGCGCCGGGCGAGGACACCTCCTCGAAGGCGTTTCGCAACAAGTTCGCCCAGGGCGCGCTGGCCAACCTGCGCAAGCAGAAGCCGAGCCCCATCGTCTCTGGTGAGGTCTTCACCAACATCGAGGTCGGCAACTTCGAGGACGACCTGCACCGCATCGCCGAGTGCGACTGGGTGGTGGAGGTGGTGAAGGAGGACCTGAAGATCAAGCAGGACCTGTTCGCCAAGGTGGAGAAGCTCATCCGCCCGGGCACCATCGTGTCGTCCAACACCTCCGGCATGTCGATTGTGGGGATGACCGAGGGCCGTGGCGCGGAGTTCAAGAAGAACTTCCTGGTCACGCACTTCTTCAACCCCGTCCGCTACATGAAGCTGCTGGAGCTGGTGGCCGGGAAGGAGACTGCGCCGGAGGTGCTCAAGACGCTGCACCGCTTTGGCGAAGAGGTGCTGGGCAAGGGCATCGTCTACGGCAAGGACACCACCAACTTCATCGCGAACCGCATTGGCGTGTACGGGATGATGCGGACCATCGCCGCCATGGACAAGGCGGAGCTGTCCATCGAAGAGGTGGACAAGATTTTCGGCCCGGCCATGGGCCGTCCCAAGTCCGCCGTCTTCCGCACCGCGGACATCGTGGGCCTGGACACGTTCACCCACGTGGCGAAGAACTGCTACGACACGCTGACGCACGACGAAGAGCGTGACGTGTTCGCCAGCCCCGCCTTCCTCCAGAAGATGGTGGAGAAGGGCATGCTGGGCGACAAGAGCGGCGGCGGCTTCTACAAGAAGCAGGGCAAGGACATCCTCGCGCTCGACCTGAAGACGCTGGAGTACCGGCCGCAGGCGAAGGTGCGCTACGAGTCGCTGGGCGCCGCGCGGGACATCGAGGACGTGCGCGAGCGCGTGGCCTCGGTGATGAACGCCGAGGACAAGGCGGCGAAGTTCGCCGAGGGCGTCACCCTGGACGTGCTGGCCTACACCAGCCGCCGCATCCCGGAGATCGCCGACGACGTGGTCAACGTGGACCGCGGCGTGCGCTGGGGCTTCGGTTGGGACTTGGGGCCCTTCGAGGTCTGGGACGCCTACGGCGTGAAGAAGGGCGTGGAGCGGATGAAGGCCCTGGGCCTGAAGCCGGCCGCGTGGGTGGAGGAGATGCTGGCCGCGGGCCGCACGTCCTTCTACGGCGTGGAGAACGGCAAGGACACGTACTGGGACATCCCGTCCAAGTCCGTGAAGGTGGTGCCGGAGAACGCCCGCACGCAGCGCGTGGAGTACCTCAAGCGCGGCAACAAGAAGATCGCCGGCAACGACGGGGCCACGCTGTGGGATTTGGGCGACGGCGCGACGCTGCTCGAGTTCCACACGAAGATGAACTCCATCGATGACCAGATCATCGAGATGATGAACACCGCGCTGGACGAGACGGAGAAGAACCACAAGGGCCTCGTCATCGGTAACGACGGCTCCAACTTCTCCGCGGGCGCGAACATCGTGGCGCTGCTGTGGGCGGCCAAGAGCGGCGAGTTCGAGTCCATCCGCAAGCTGGTGACGGGCTTCCAGGCAGTCAATCAGCGCATGCGCTACAGCCCGGTGCCGGTGGTGACGGCGCCCTTCAACCTCACGCTCGGCGGCGGCGCCGAGGTGACGATGGGTGGCAACGCCATCCAGGCCAGCGCCGAGCTGTACATGGGCCTGGTGGAAGTGGGCGTGGGCCTCATCCCGGGCGGCGGCGGCAACATGCAGCTGCTGCGCAACGTGTACGGCCCATTCGGCACGGACAAGGACTTCGACTTCTTCCCCTTCCTGAAGAAGATCTTCCTCACCATCGGCATGGCGAAGGTCGCCACCAGCGCCGAGGAGGCCCGTGAGGCGGGCTTCCTGACGCAGGCGGATGGCATCAGCGCCAACCGGGACTTCCTGCTGTCCGACGCGAAGGCCCGCGTGCTGGGCATGGCGGACGCCGGCTTCAAGGCGCCCCGTCCCACGCGCTTCCGCCTGCCGGGCACCAGCGGCGCGGCCACCATCGACATGATGCTCTACGACATGGAGCTCAACGGCCAGGTGAGCGCGCACGACCGGAAGATCGCCCAGAAGCTGGCGAAGGTGCTGACGGGTGGCAACACCAGCCCGTCGCTGCTCGTGACGGAAGAGCGCTTGCTGGAGCTGGAGGCCGAGGCCTTCCTGAGCCTGTGCGGCGAGGAGAAGACCCAGGACCGCCTGCAGCACATGATCGAGAAGGGCAAGCCGCTGCGGAACTGA
- a CDS encoding DNA-methyltransferase: MSAHGAAAPSLKVVRRSLNESVYAKGEAYTLLHGDSLELMSQFEPQTFDMIFADPPYFLSNGGFTCKGGKRASVAKGGWDVSRGVEEDHKFTTEWLAACQRLLKPTGTLWVSGTQHVIFNVGFAMQKLGYKLLNTVTWFKPNASPNLACRYFTHSTELLIWASPKSGGKLQHTFNYSRMKAENGGKQMRDAWVLPPSGDAELTADGEGRLWTLTVPRGGEEKAFGSHPTQKPVALLERILEASCPPDALVLDPFNGSGTSGVAALKLGHRYVGIDMDEKYLALSEKRLNAAASK; encoded by the coding sequence ATGTCCGCGCACGGTGCAGCAGCCCCTTCCCTGAAAGTCGTCCGCCGTTCGCTCAACGAGAGCGTCTACGCGAAAGGGGAGGCCTATACGCTGCTGCACGGCGACAGCCTGGAGCTGATGTCGCAGTTCGAGCCCCAGACGTTCGACATGATTTTCGCCGACCCGCCGTACTTCCTCTCCAACGGCGGCTTCACCTGCAAGGGCGGCAAGCGCGCCTCGGTGGCCAAGGGCGGCTGGGACGTGTCGCGCGGCGTGGAGGAGGACCACAAGTTCACCACCGAGTGGCTCGCGGCCTGCCAGCGCCTGCTCAAGCCCACCGGCACGTTGTGGGTGAGCGGCACCCAGCACGTCATCTTCAACGTCGGCTTCGCGATGCAGAAGCTCGGCTACAAGCTGCTCAACACCGTCACCTGGTTCAAGCCCAACGCGAGCCCCAACCTGGCGTGCCGCTACTTCACGCACTCCACGGAGCTGCTCATCTGGGCCTCGCCGAAGTCCGGCGGCAAGCTCCAACACACGTTCAACTACTCACGCATGAAGGCGGAGAACGGCGGCAAGCAGATGCGCGACGCGTGGGTGCTGCCGCCCTCCGGTGACGCCGAGCTGACCGCGGACGGCGAGGGCCGGCTGTGGACGCTCACCGTCCCGCGCGGTGGCGAGGAGAAGGCCTTCGGCAGCCACCCCACGCAGAAGCCGGTGGCGCTGCTGGAGCGCATCCTGGAGGCGAGCTGCCCCCCGGACGCGCTGGTGCTGGACCCCTTCAACGGCAGCGGCACCTCGGGCGTGGCGGCCCTCAAGCTGGGCCACCGTTACGTGGGCATCGACATGGACGAGAAGTACCTCGCCCTGTCGGAGAAGCGCCTGAACGCGGCGGCCTCGAAGTAG